From Apis cerana isolate GH-2021 linkage group LG10, AcerK_1.0, whole genome shotgun sequence, one genomic window encodes:
- the LOC108003022 gene encoding 2-oxoglutarate dehydrogenase complex component E1 isoform X2 yields MYKARTVFSTLTPLAPRMCKPERFASWLVRSHPLTRTTQVMVAKSARKYSNRVATEPFLNGSSSSYVEEMYNAWLQDPHSVHVSWDSFFRSSTAGAAPGLAYQAPPSLAPSYNQVPLGALLPLGGSTQLSQIPITEKIIDDHLAVQAIIRSYQARGHLVADLDPLGIMQTDLIHTHYAARKGSPEQVLRQYMLEESDMDRIFKLPSTTFIGGKEKSLPLREILKRLEAAYCGHIGVEFMFINSLEQCNWIRQKMETPGIMEMTNDERRLILARLTRATGFEAFLARKWSSEKRFGLEGCEILIPAMKQVIDKSTELGVESIVMGMPHRGRLNVLANVCRKPLSQIFTQFAALEAADDGSGDVKYHLGTYIERLNRVTNKNIRLAVVANPSHLEAVDPVVQGKTRAEQFYRGDGEGKKVMSILLHGDAAFCGQGIVFETMHLSDLPDYTTHGTIHIVVNNQIGFTTDPRHSRSSPYCTDVARVVNAPIFHVNSDDPEAVMHVCKVAAEWRATFHKDVVIDIVSYRRNGHNEIDEPMFTQPLMYRKIRNTPPVLDKYAKTLTDDGVVTSEEVKDVKDKYEKICEEAYVNAKQETHIKYKDWLDSPWSGFFEGKDPLKVSPTGIKEDTLTHIGKKFSSPPPNAAEFVVHKGIERILKSRMEMIEARTVDWALGEAMAFGSLLKEGIHVRLSGQDVERGTFSHRHHVLHHQTVDKATYRPLCYLYPDQAPYTVCNSSLSEFGVLGFELGYSMTNPNALVCWEAQFGDFNNTAQCIIDQFISSGQAKWVRQSGLVMLQPHGLEGMGPEHSSARLERFLQMSADDPDYFPPENEEFAVRQLHDINWIVANCSTPANYFHILRRQIALPFRKPLILMTPKSLLRHPEAKSNFDLMLENTEFLRVIPEEGVASQNPNNVKRVLFCSGKIYYDLKKARAEKNLDDKVAIIRVEQISPFPYDLVKKEAVKYSNADLVWAQEEHKNQGAWTYIQPRFHTALNGTRSVSGNTSYDSKDSRGWFNGWFSTKPTIVSEPLSKESNKSKQRTLRYVGRPTGASPATGSKMQHLKELKQLLDDSFNL; encoded by the exons ATGTATAAGGCAAGGACAGTATTTAGTACATTAACTCCTTTGGCACCTCGAATGTGCAAACCTGAAAGGTTTGCTTCATGGCTGGTACGAAGCCATCCCCTGACAAGAACTACACAAGTGATGGTTGCCAAATCAGCCAGAAAATATAGCAATCGGGTAGCGACAGAACCTTTTCTCAATGGAAGTTCTAGCTCTTATGTAGAAGAAATGTATAATGCATGGCTACAAGATCCTCATAGTGTACATGTG tcttGGGATTCATTTTTCCGTAGTAGTACTGCTGGAGCTGCACCAGGTCTTGCATATCAGGCTCCTCCTTCTCTTGCTCCAAGTTATAACCAAGTTCCATTGGGAGCATTATTACCACTTGGTGGAAGTACTCAATTAAGCCAAATACCTATtactgaaaaaataattgatgatcATCTGGCTGTTCAAGCTATTATTCGTTCTTATcag GCTCGAGGTCACTTAGTTGCTGATCTGGACCCACTGGGTATCATGCAAACAGACCTGATACATACACATTATGCAGCCCGCAAGGGATCTCCAGAACAGGTTCTGCGACAATATATGCTTG AGGAGTCAGATATGGATCGTATTTTCAAATTACCGTCCACCACTTTTATCGGAggcaaagaaaaatcattgcCTCTTCGTGAAATCTTAAAGAGATTAGAAGCTGCTTACTGTGGTCACATTGGTGTGGAATTCATGTTTATTAACTCCTTAGAACAATGTAATTGGATTCGGCAAAAAATGGAAACACCCGGTATTATGGAAATGACAAATGATGAAAGGAGACTTATTTTGGCTAGATTAACTCGTGCAACTGG atTTGAAGCATTTCTTGCACGCAAATGGTCATCTGAGAAAAGATTTGGTTTAGAGGGATGTGAAATTCTAATTCCTGCTATGAAGCaagtaattgataaatcaaCTGAATTAGGAGTTGAATCCATTGTTATGGGTATGCCTCATAGAGGTCGTTTAAATGTCCTTGCTAATGTCTGCCGCAAACCTTTAAGTCAAATATTTACTCAATTTGCTGCTCTTGAAGCAGCTGATGAT gGATCCGGTGATGTTAAATATCATTTGGGAACTTATATTGAGCGTTTAAATCGagtaacaaataaaaacattcgTTTGGCTGTGGTGGCAAATCCATCTCATTTGGAAGCTGTTGATCCGGTAGTACAAGGAAAGACTCGTGCAGAACAATTCTATCGTGGTGATGGTGAAGGCAAAAAG gTCATGTCTATTCTTCTGCATGGTGATGCTGCATTTTGTGGACAGGGTATTGTTTTTGAAACAATGCACTTATCAGATTTGCCTGATTATACAACTCATGGTACTATTCATATTGTGGTGAATAATCAAATTGGATTTACAACAGATCCAAGACATTCACGATCTTCTCCATACTGTActg atgtTGCAAGAGTAGTGAACGCACCTATCTTTCATGTTAATTCGGATGATCCTGAGGCAGTGATGCATGTTTGCAAAGTTGCTGCAGAATGGAGAGCAACTTTTCACAAAGATGTTGTTATTGATATTGTATCATATAGACGAAATGGTCATAATGAAATTGATGAACCTATGTTTACACAACCTTTAATGTAtcggaaaattagaaatactcCACCAGTTCTAGACAAATATGCTAAAACTCTTACTGACGATGGTGTTGTCACTTCTGAAGAAGTTAAG gatgttaaagataaatatgaaaaaatctgTGAAGAAGCATATGTTAATGCTAAACAAGAAAcgcatattaaatataaagactGGCTGGATTCTCCATGGTCTGGTTTCTTTGAAGGAAAAGATCCTTTGAAAGTATCTCCTACTGGTATTAAAGAAGACACACTCACtcatattggaaaaaaattctcatcaCCACCACCCAATGCAGCAGAATTTGTAGTTcataaag gtATCGAACGTATTTTGAAGTCTCGTATGGAAATGATAGAAGCTCGAACAGTTGATTGGGCTCTTGGAGAAGCTATGGCTTTTGGTTCCTTACTTAAAGAGGGCATTCATGTTAGATTGTCGGGTCAAGATGTAGAAAGAGGAACTTTTTCACATAGACATCATGTTCTTCATCATCAAACTGTAGATAAAGCTACTTATAGACCGTTATGTTATCTTTATCCAGATCAAGCTCCATACACTGTGTGCAATAGTTCTTTATCAGAGTTTGGTGTTcttg gattTGAATTAGGTTATTCTATGACAAATCCTAATGCATTAGTATGCTGGGAAGCACAATTTGGTGATTTCAACAATACAGCACAATGCATAATCGATCAATTTATTAGCAGTGGTCAAGCTAAATGGGTACGTCAATCTGGTCTTGTTATGCTGCAACCTCATGGTCTCGAAGGAatg ggaCCTGAGCATTCCAGTGCTCGTTTGGAACGTTTTTTACAAATGTCGGCTGATGATCCAGATTATTTTCCTCctgaaaatgaagaatttgCTGTACGCCAGTTGCATGATATCAACTGGATTGTAGCTAATTGCAGTACACcagcaaattattttcatattttaagaaGACAAATTGCATTGCCATTTAGAAAACCTTTGATTTTAATGACACCAAAATCATTACTTCGTCATCCAGAAGCGAAATCTAATTTCGATTTAATGCTAGAAAATACAGAGTTTCTTAGAGTAATACCAGAAGAAGGTGTAGCTTCTCAAAAtcctaataatgttaaaagagTGCTTTTTTGTTCTGGTAAGATTTACTATGATCTAAAAAAAGCACGCGCAGAGAAAAATTTGGATGATAAAGTTGCTATTATAAGAGTTGAACAG ATTTCACCTTTCCCATATGatttagttaaaaaagaaGCTGTTAAATATTCCAATGCAGATTTAGTATGGGCTCAAGAAGAACATAAAAATCAAGGTGCATGGACATATATTCAACCTAGATTCCATACAGCTCTTAATGGAACTCGTTCTGTATC CGGAAATACATCATACGACAGTAAGGATAGCAGAGGGTGGTTTAATGGTTGGTTTTCAACTAAACCAACAATTGTGTCCGAGCCACTGTCAAAAGAATCTAATAAATCCAAACAGAGAACATTAAG
- the LOC108003022 gene encoding 2-oxoglutarate dehydrogenase complex component E1 isoform X3, with translation MYKARTVFSTLTPLAPRMCKPERFASWLVRSHPLTRTTQVMVAKSARKYSNRVATEPFLNGSSSSYVEEMYNAWLQDPHSVHVSWDSFFRSSTAGAAPGLAYQAPPSLAPSYNQVPLGALLPLGGSTQLSQIPITEKIIDDHLAVQAIIRSYQIRGHHIAKLDPLGINSADLDDRHPQELLYNHYSFEESDMDRIFKLPSTTFIGGKEKSLPLREILKRLEAAYCGHIGVEFMFINSLEQCNWIRQKMETPGIMEMTNDERRLILARLTRATGFEAFLARKWSSEKRFGLEGCEILIPAMKQVIDKSTELGVESIVMGMPHRGRLNVLANVCRKPLSQIFTQFAALEAADDGSGDVKYHLGTYIERLNRVTNKNIRLAVVANPSHLEAVDPVVQGKTRAEQFYRGDGEGKKVMSILLHGDAAFCGQGIVFETMHLSDLPDYTTHGTIHIVVNNQIGFTTDPRHSRSSPYCTDVARVVNAPIFHVNSDDPEAVMHVCKVAAEWRATFHKDVVIDIVSYRRNGHNEIDEPMFTQPLMYRKIRNTPPVLDKYAKTLTDDGVVTSEEVKDVKDKYEKICEEAYVNAKQETHIKYKDWLDSPWSGFFEGKDPLKVSPTGIKEDTLTHIGKKFSSPPPNAAEFVVHKGIERILKSRMEMIEARTVDWALGEAMAFGSLLKEGIHVRLSGQDVERGTFSHRHHVLHHQTVDKATYRPLCYLYPDQAPYTVCNSSLSEFGVLGFELGYSMTNPNALVCWEAQFGDFNNTAQCIIDQFISSGQAKWVRQSGLVMLQPHGLEGMGPEHSSARLERFLQMSADDPDYFPPENEEFAVRQLHDINWIVANCSTPANYFHILRRQIALPFRKPLILMTPKSLLRHPEAKSNFDLMLENTEFLRVIPEEGVASQNPNNVKRVLFCSGKIYYDLKKARAEKNLDDKVAIIRVEQISPFPYDLVKKEAVKYSNADLVWAQEEHKNQGAWTYIQPRFHTALNGTRSVSSGNTSYDSKDSRGWFNGWFSTKPTIVSEPLSKESNKSKQRTLRYVGRPTGASPATGSKMQHLKELKQLLDDSFNL, from the exons ATGTATAAGGCAAGGACAGTATTTAGTACATTAACTCCTTTGGCACCTCGAATGTGCAAACCTGAAAGGTTTGCTTCATGGCTGGTACGAAGCCATCCCCTGACAAGAACTACACAAGTGATGGTTGCCAAATCAGCCAGAAAATATAGCAATCGGGTAGCGACAGAACCTTTTCTCAATGGAAGTTCTAGCTCTTATGTAGAAGAAATGTATAATGCATGGCTACAAGATCCTCATAGTGTACATGTG tcttGGGATTCATTTTTCCGTAGTAGTACTGCTGGAGCTGCACCAGGTCTTGCATATCAGGCTCCTCCTTCTCTTGCTCCAAGTTATAACCAAGTTCCATTGGGAGCATTATTACCACTTGGTGGAAGTACTCAATTAAGCCAAATACCTATtactgaaaaaataattgatgatcATCTGGCTGTTCAAGCTATTATTCGTTCTTATcag ATTCGTGGCCATCATATCGCTAAATTGGATCCACTTGGCATCAACAGCGCCGATCTTGATGATAGACATCCACAAGAGTTGCTCTATAATCATTATTCATTCG AGGAGTCAGATATGGATCGTATTTTCAAATTACCGTCCACCACTTTTATCGGAggcaaagaaaaatcattgcCTCTTCGTGAAATCTTAAAGAGATTAGAAGCTGCTTACTGTGGTCACATTGGTGTGGAATTCATGTTTATTAACTCCTTAGAACAATGTAATTGGATTCGGCAAAAAATGGAAACACCCGGTATTATGGAAATGACAAATGATGAAAGGAGACTTATTTTGGCTAGATTAACTCGTGCAACTGG atTTGAAGCATTTCTTGCACGCAAATGGTCATCTGAGAAAAGATTTGGTTTAGAGGGATGTGAAATTCTAATTCCTGCTATGAAGCaagtaattgataaatcaaCTGAATTAGGAGTTGAATCCATTGTTATGGGTATGCCTCATAGAGGTCGTTTAAATGTCCTTGCTAATGTCTGCCGCAAACCTTTAAGTCAAATATTTACTCAATTTGCTGCTCTTGAAGCAGCTGATGAT gGATCCGGTGATGTTAAATATCATTTGGGAACTTATATTGAGCGTTTAAATCGagtaacaaataaaaacattcgTTTGGCTGTGGTGGCAAATCCATCTCATTTGGAAGCTGTTGATCCGGTAGTACAAGGAAAGACTCGTGCAGAACAATTCTATCGTGGTGATGGTGAAGGCAAAAAG gTCATGTCTATTCTTCTGCATGGTGATGCTGCATTTTGTGGACAGGGTATTGTTTTTGAAACAATGCACTTATCAGATTTGCCTGATTATACAACTCATGGTACTATTCATATTGTGGTGAATAATCAAATTGGATTTACAACAGATCCAAGACATTCACGATCTTCTCCATACTGTActg atgtTGCAAGAGTAGTGAACGCACCTATCTTTCATGTTAATTCGGATGATCCTGAGGCAGTGATGCATGTTTGCAAAGTTGCTGCAGAATGGAGAGCAACTTTTCACAAAGATGTTGTTATTGATATTGTATCATATAGACGAAATGGTCATAATGAAATTGATGAACCTATGTTTACACAACCTTTAATGTAtcggaaaattagaaatactcCACCAGTTCTAGACAAATATGCTAAAACTCTTACTGACGATGGTGTTGTCACTTCTGAAGAAGTTAAG gatgttaaagataaatatgaaaaaatctgTGAAGAAGCATATGTTAATGCTAAACAAGAAAcgcatattaaatataaagactGGCTGGATTCTCCATGGTCTGGTTTCTTTGAAGGAAAAGATCCTTTGAAAGTATCTCCTACTGGTATTAAAGAAGACACACTCACtcatattggaaaaaaattctcatcaCCACCACCCAATGCAGCAGAATTTGTAGTTcataaag gtATCGAACGTATTTTGAAGTCTCGTATGGAAATGATAGAAGCTCGAACAGTTGATTGGGCTCTTGGAGAAGCTATGGCTTTTGGTTCCTTACTTAAAGAGGGCATTCATGTTAGATTGTCGGGTCAAGATGTAGAAAGAGGAACTTTTTCACATAGACATCATGTTCTTCATCATCAAACTGTAGATAAAGCTACTTATAGACCGTTATGTTATCTTTATCCAGATCAAGCTCCATACACTGTGTGCAATAGTTCTTTATCAGAGTTTGGTGTTcttg gattTGAATTAGGTTATTCTATGACAAATCCTAATGCATTAGTATGCTGGGAAGCACAATTTGGTGATTTCAACAATACAGCACAATGCATAATCGATCAATTTATTAGCAGTGGTCAAGCTAAATGGGTACGTCAATCTGGTCTTGTTATGCTGCAACCTCATGGTCTCGAAGGAatg ggaCCTGAGCATTCCAGTGCTCGTTTGGAACGTTTTTTACAAATGTCGGCTGATGATCCAGATTATTTTCCTCctgaaaatgaagaatttgCTGTACGCCAGTTGCATGATATCAACTGGATTGTAGCTAATTGCAGTACACcagcaaattattttcatattttaagaaGACAAATTGCATTGCCATTTAGAAAACCTTTGATTTTAATGACACCAAAATCATTACTTCGTCATCCAGAAGCGAAATCTAATTTCGATTTAATGCTAGAAAATACAGAGTTTCTTAGAGTAATACCAGAAGAAGGTGTAGCTTCTCAAAAtcctaataatgttaaaagagTGCTTTTTTGTTCTGGTAAGATTTACTATGATCTAAAAAAAGCACGCGCAGAGAAAAATTTGGATGATAAAGTTGCTATTATAAGAGTTGAACAG ATTTCACCTTTCCCATATGatttagttaaaaaagaaGCTGTTAAATATTCCAATGCAGATTTAGTATGGGCTCAAGAAGAACATAAAAATCAAGGTGCATGGACATATATTCAACCTAGATTCCATACAGCTCTTAATGGAACTCGTTCTGTATC CAGCGGAAATACATCATACGACAGTAAGGATAGCAGAGGGTGGTTTAATGGTTGGTTTTCAACTAAACCAACAATTGTGTCCGAGCCACTGTCAAAAGAATCTAATAAATCCAAACAGAGAACATTAAG
- the LOC108003022 gene encoding 2-oxoglutarate dehydrogenase complex component E1 isoform X4, translating into MYKARTVFSTLTPLAPRMCKPERFASWLVRSHPLTRTTQVMVAKSARKYSNRVATEPFLNGSSSSYVEEMYNAWLQDPHSVHVSWDSFFRSSTAGAAPGLAYQAPPSLAPSYNQVPLGALLPLGGSTQLSQIPITEKIIDDHLAVQAIIRSYQIRGHHIAKLDPLGINSADLDDRHPQELLYNHYSFEESDMDRIFKLPSTTFIGGKEKSLPLREILKRLEAAYCGHIGVEFMFINSLEQCNWIRQKMETPGIMEMTNDERRLILARLTRATGFEAFLARKWSSEKRFGLEGCEILIPAMKQVIDKSTELGVESIVMGMPHRGRLNVLANVCRKPLSQIFTQFAALEAADDGSGDVKYHLGTYIERLNRVTNKNIRLAVVANPSHLEAVDPVVQGKTRAEQFYRGDGEGKKVMSILLHGDAAFCGQGIVFETMHLSDLPDYTTHGTIHIVVNNQIGFTTDPRHSRSSPYCTDVARVVNAPIFHVNSDDPEAVMHVCKVAAEWRATFHKDVVIDIVSYRRNGHNEIDEPMFTQPLMYRKIRNTPPVLDKYAKTLTDDGVVTSEEVKDVKDKYEKICEEAYVNAKQETHIKYKDWLDSPWSGFFEGKDPLKVSPTGIKEDTLTHIGKKFSSPPPNAAEFVVHKGIERILKSRMEMIEARTVDWALGEAMAFGSLLKEGIHVRLSGQDVERGTFSHRHHVLHHQTVDKATYRPLCYLYPDQAPYTVCNSSLSEFGVLGFELGYSMTNPNALVCWEAQFGDFNNTAQCIIDQFISSGQAKWVRQSGLVMLQPHGLEGMGPEHSSARLERFLQMSADDPDYFPPENEEFAVRQLHDINWIVANCSTPANYFHILRRQIALPFRKPLILMTPKSLLRHPEAKSNFDLMLENTEFLRVIPEEGVASQNPNNVKRVLFCSGKIYYDLKKARAEKNLDDKVAIIRVEQISPFPYDLVKKEAVKYSNADLVWAQEEHKNQGAWTYIQPRFHTALNGTRSVSGNTSYDSKDSRGWFNGWFSTKPTIVSEPLSKESNKSKQRTLRYVGRPTGASPATGSKMQHLKELKQLLDDSFNL; encoded by the exons ATGTATAAGGCAAGGACAGTATTTAGTACATTAACTCCTTTGGCACCTCGAATGTGCAAACCTGAAAGGTTTGCTTCATGGCTGGTACGAAGCCATCCCCTGACAAGAACTACACAAGTGATGGTTGCCAAATCAGCCAGAAAATATAGCAATCGGGTAGCGACAGAACCTTTTCTCAATGGAAGTTCTAGCTCTTATGTAGAAGAAATGTATAATGCATGGCTACAAGATCCTCATAGTGTACATGTG tcttGGGATTCATTTTTCCGTAGTAGTACTGCTGGAGCTGCACCAGGTCTTGCATATCAGGCTCCTCCTTCTCTTGCTCCAAGTTATAACCAAGTTCCATTGGGAGCATTATTACCACTTGGTGGAAGTACTCAATTAAGCCAAATACCTATtactgaaaaaataattgatgatcATCTGGCTGTTCAAGCTATTATTCGTTCTTATcag ATTCGTGGCCATCATATCGCTAAATTGGATCCACTTGGCATCAACAGCGCCGATCTTGATGATAGACATCCACAAGAGTTGCTCTATAATCATTATTCATTCG AGGAGTCAGATATGGATCGTATTTTCAAATTACCGTCCACCACTTTTATCGGAggcaaagaaaaatcattgcCTCTTCGTGAAATCTTAAAGAGATTAGAAGCTGCTTACTGTGGTCACATTGGTGTGGAATTCATGTTTATTAACTCCTTAGAACAATGTAATTGGATTCGGCAAAAAATGGAAACACCCGGTATTATGGAAATGACAAATGATGAAAGGAGACTTATTTTGGCTAGATTAACTCGTGCAACTGG atTTGAAGCATTTCTTGCACGCAAATGGTCATCTGAGAAAAGATTTGGTTTAGAGGGATGTGAAATTCTAATTCCTGCTATGAAGCaagtaattgataaatcaaCTGAATTAGGAGTTGAATCCATTGTTATGGGTATGCCTCATAGAGGTCGTTTAAATGTCCTTGCTAATGTCTGCCGCAAACCTTTAAGTCAAATATTTACTCAATTTGCTGCTCTTGAAGCAGCTGATGAT gGATCCGGTGATGTTAAATATCATTTGGGAACTTATATTGAGCGTTTAAATCGagtaacaaataaaaacattcgTTTGGCTGTGGTGGCAAATCCATCTCATTTGGAAGCTGTTGATCCGGTAGTACAAGGAAAGACTCGTGCAGAACAATTCTATCGTGGTGATGGTGAAGGCAAAAAG gTCATGTCTATTCTTCTGCATGGTGATGCTGCATTTTGTGGACAGGGTATTGTTTTTGAAACAATGCACTTATCAGATTTGCCTGATTATACAACTCATGGTACTATTCATATTGTGGTGAATAATCAAATTGGATTTACAACAGATCCAAGACATTCACGATCTTCTCCATACTGTActg atgtTGCAAGAGTAGTGAACGCACCTATCTTTCATGTTAATTCGGATGATCCTGAGGCAGTGATGCATGTTTGCAAAGTTGCTGCAGAATGGAGAGCAACTTTTCACAAAGATGTTGTTATTGATATTGTATCATATAGACGAAATGGTCATAATGAAATTGATGAACCTATGTTTACACAACCTTTAATGTAtcggaaaattagaaatactcCACCAGTTCTAGACAAATATGCTAAAACTCTTACTGACGATGGTGTTGTCACTTCTGAAGAAGTTAAG gatgttaaagataaatatgaaaaaatctgTGAAGAAGCATATGTTAATGCTAAACAAGAAAcgcatattaaatataaagactGGCTGGATTCTCCATGGTCTGGTTTCTTTGAAGGAAAAGATCCTTTGAAAGTATCTCCTACTGGTATTAAAGAAGACACACTCACtcatattggaaaaaaattctcatcaCCACCACCCAATGCAGCAGAATTTGTAGTTcataaag gtATCGAACGTATTTTGAAGTCTCGTATGGAAATGATAGAAGCTCGAACAGTTGATTGGGCTCTTGGAGAAGCTATGGCTTTTGGTTCCTTACTTAAAGAGGGCATTCATGTTAGATTGTCGGGTCAAGATGTAGAAAGAGGAACTTTTTCACATAGACATCATGTTCTTCATCATCAAACTGTAGATAAAGCTACTTATAGACCGTTATGTTATCTTTATCCAGATCAAGCTCCATACACTGTGTGCAATAGTTCTTTATCAGAGTTTGGTGTTcttg gattTGAATTAGGTTATTCTATGACAAATCCTAATGCATTAGTATGCTGGGAAGCACAATTTGGTGATTTCAACAATACAGCACAATGCATAATCGATCAATTTATTAGCAGTGGTCAAGCTAAATGGGTACGTCAATCTGGTCTTGTTATGCTGCAACCTCATGGTCTCGAAGGAatg ggaCCTGAGCATTCCAGTGCTCGTTTGGAACGTTTTTTACAAATGTCGGCTGATGATCCAGATTATTTTCCTCctgaaaatgaagaatttgCTGTACGCCAGTTGCATGATATCAACTGGATTGTAGCTAATTGCAGTACACcagcaaattattttcatattttaagaaGACAAATTGCATTGCCATTTAGAAAACCTTTGATTTTAATGACACCAAAATCATTACTTCGTCATCCAGAAGCGAAATCTAATTTCGATTTAATGCTAGAAAATACAGAGTTTCTTAGAGTAATACCAGAAGAAGGTGTAGCTTCTCAAAAtcctaataatgttaaaagagTGCTTTTTTGTTCTGGTAAGATTTACTATGATCTAAAAAAAGCACGCGCAGAGAAAAATTTGGATGATAAAGTTGCTATTATAAGAGTTGAACAG ATTTCACCTTTCCCATATGatttagttaaaaaagaaGCTGTTAAATATTCCAATGCAGATTTAGTATGGGCTCAAGAAGAACATAAAAATCAAGGTGCATGGACATATATTCAACCTAGATTCCATACAGCTCTTAATGGAACTCGTTCTGTATC CGGAAATACATCATACGACAGTAAGGATAGCAGAGGGTGGTTTAATGGTTGGTTTTCAACTAAACCAACAATTGTGTCCGAGCCACTGTCAAAAGAATCTAATAAATCCAAACAGAGAACATTAAG